From Hydractinia symbiolongicarpus strain clone_291-10 chromosome 12, HSymV2.1, whole genome shotgun sequence, one genomic window encodes:
- the LOC130621411 gene encoding sphingosine 1-phosphate receptor 3-like, with amino-acid sequence MASYNVTKKNPATEKDVCFTLFTSEAIDGAHGTMLTIVLLITTTAIITSNLLVLIGLWKTNKVFTTVHKLLFILSSLDLIIGVFVAPLQITMIMLASKAPCFLINLQAFSNVFLPLMDGMVLLTLVFIRYQVTTNSKIYRNYSSFRYVYVMLLTSAIPPLTFSTWYVLNRRVIEVWSHAYFFITVASFTVILLFVIMTFNVKILTYVNKSGKRTRAYTTTGASTYHRNVSNTILLISVSITVCYLPLIFIFLISGFFLLTKHKDMSELEIIVPWSQIPILINSCLNSVIYIARTKDIKNYYSALFGKKNRALETTYEERHSTQREQNVLDFQIAC; translated from the coding sequence ATGGCTTCATATAATGTCACGAAGAAAAATCCGGCCACAGAAAAAGACGTCTGTTTTACGTTATTTACAAGTGAAGCTATCGATGGCGCACACGGCACGATGTTAACTATCGTTCTTTTAATTACGACGACGGCGATTATTACATCGAACCTTCTTGTGTTGATTGGATTGTGGAAAACCAACAAAGTATTCACAACTGTACACAAATTACTTTTCATTCTTAGCTCGCTGGATCTTATAATTGGTGTATTTGTAGCACCGCTACAGATTACGATGATCATGCTGGCATCGAAAGCGCCTTGTTTTCTGATAAATCTTCAAGCCTTCAGTAATGTTTTCTTACCACTAATGGATGGTATGGTTCTTTTAACTCTTGTTTTTATTCGATATCAGGTCACAACGAACTCCAAAATTTATCGAAATTATTCAAGTTTTCGTTATGTCTACGTCATGCTTTTAACTAGTGCCATACCTCCTCTTACGTTCTCCACCTGGTATGTTTTAAACAGACGAGTTATTGAAGTATGGAGTCACGCCTATTTCTTCATTACAGTGGCGAGTTTTACTGTAATACTTTTGTTTGTTATTATGACTTTCAATGTAAAAATACTAACTTACGTAAATAAATCAGGAAAAAGAACAAGAGCTTATACGACAACAGGTGCGTCCACGTATCATAGAAATGTTTCAAACACAATCCTGTTAATCTCAGTATCAATTACAGTTTGCTATCTACCattgatttttatatttttaatttcgggattttttttgttgacgAAGCATAAAGATATGTCAGAGCTTGAAATAATTGTACCGTGGTCACAAATACCGATATTGATAAACTCGTGTTTGAATTCGGTTATCTATATAGCGCGAACTAAAGACATTAAGAATTATTATAGTGCATTATTTGGAAAGAAAAACAGAGCATTGGAAACTACGTACGAAGAAAGACATTCAACACAAAGAGAACAAAATGTGTTAGATTTTCAAATTGCCTGTTAA